The proteins below come from a single Malus sylvestris chromosome 3, drMalSylv7.2, whole genome shotgun sequence genomic window:
- the LOC126616385 gene encoding protein LIGHT-DEPENDENT SHORT HYPOCOTYLS 6-like, which produces MDSASGGAGPPDPNASSSEGPSSSSRSAAPAATPVAAEPLSASPAPPSRYESQKRRDWNTFLQYLKNHKPPLTLARCSGAHVIEFLKYLDQFGKTKVHAAGCPYFGHQNPPAPCACPLKQAWGSLDALIGRLRAAYEENGGRPESNPFGARAVRIYLREVREGQAKARGIPYEKKKRKRPTVTATALVGNMSVASTQGGGVDGDGGGGVDGGGSSKTVAAAAAATSTAV; this is translated from the coding sequence ATGGATTCTGCTTCAGGTGGAGCCGGACCGCCCGACCCGAACGCCAGCAGCAGCGAGGGTCCGTCGTCTTCGTCAAGGTCCGCAGCCCCGGCGGCTACTCCTGTAGCGGCCGAGCCCTTGTCAGCATCTCCTGCTCCGCCGAGCCGCTACGAGTCGCAGAAGCGGCGGGACTGGAACACCTTCCTGCAGTACCTCAAGAACCACAAGCCTCCGCTCACGTTGGCCCGCTGCAGTGGGGCCCACGTCATCGAATTCCTTAAGTACCTCGACCAGTTTGGGAAGACTAAAGTCCACGCCGCCGGCTGCCCCTACTTCGGACACCAGAACCCTCCCGCCCCGTGCGCCTGCCCTCTCAAGCAGGCGTGGGGCAGCCTCGACGCGCTCATCGGACGGCTGAGGGCGGCGTACGAGGAGAACGGGGGACGGCCAGAGTCAAACCCCTTTGGCGCTCGAGCGGTGAGGATTTATTTGAGGGAGGTGAGGGAGGGACAGGCTAAGGCAAGAGGAATTCCCTACGAGAAAAAGAAACGAAAACGGCCGACGGTCACTGCCACTGCGCTTGTCGGGAATATGTCGGTAGCGTCCACTCAAGGTGGCGGTGTTGATGGTGATGGCGGTGGCGGTGTTGATGGTGGCGGTTCAAGTAAAAccgttgctgctgctgctgctgctactAGTACTGCAGTATAG